The following coding sequences lie in one Azospirillum humicireducens genomic window:
- a CDS encoding aldehyde dehydrogenase → MEHVSVAAPTDLLIGGRTVSATGGRRFERRNPITGGVATVAAAASAADAGAAAEAALAAFAGWSETGPNTRRALLLKAADALAGRADDFVSAMATETGATEGWARFNVMLASSMIREAAALTTQIAGEVIPSDKPGCLAMAVRQPVGVVLGIAPWNAPVILGVRAVATAIACGNTVVLKASELCPRTHALIGQAFQEAGLPDGVVNVVTNAPEDAAEVVNALIDHPAVTRINFTGSTRVGRLIAQRAAAQLKPVLLELGGKAPFLVLDDADLDEAVKAAAFGAFFNQGQICMSTERIVLDAKVADAFLEKFVAKAATLVAGDPREGRTPLGSVVDRSAADHVQGLIDDAVAKGAVLHRNGAPDGTLLPAAILDHVTPEMRIYAEESFGPVVTIVRVDGEEQAVAVANDTEYGLSAAVFTRDTARGLRIARRIRSGICHVNGPTVHDEAQMPFGGVKASGYGRFGGKAGIDAFTELRWITVETQPGHFPI, encoded by the coding sequence ATGGAACATGTGTCTGTTGCCGCGCCGACCGATCTGCTGATCGGCGGACGCACGGTTTCCGCGACCGGCGGGCGCCGGTTCGAACGCCGCAACCCGATCACCGGCGGCGTCGCGACGGTCGCCGCCGCTGCGTCGGCTGCCGATGCCGGTGCGGCGGCGGAGGCGGCGCTGGCCGCTTTCGCCGGCTGGTCGGAAACCGGTCCGAACACCCGTCGCGCGCTTTTGTTGAAGGCTGCCGATGCGCTGGCCGGCCGTGCCGACGATTTCGTCTCGGCGATGGCGACGGAGACCGGTGCGACCGAAGGATGGGCGCGTTTCAATGTGATGCTGGCGTCCTCGATGATCCGCGAGGCGGCAGCGCTCACCACCCAGATCGCGGGGGAGGTGATCCCATCCGACAAGCCCGGTTGCCTCGCCATGGCGGTGCGCCAGCCGGTCGGCGTCGTGCTGGGCATCGCGCCGTGGAACGCCCCGGTCATCCTCGGCGTGCGCGCCGTCGCCACCGCCATCGCCTGCGGCAACACAGTGGTGCTGAAGGCGTCGGAGCTCTGTCCGCGCACCCATGCGCTGATCGGCCAGGCCTTCCAGGAGGCCGGCCTGCCGGACGGCGTGGTCAATGTCGTCACCAACGCGCCGGAGGACGCGGCCGAGGTGGTCAACGCCCTGATCGACCATCCCGCCGTCACCCGCATCAATTTCACCGGATCGACCCGCGTCGGCCGGCTGATCGCCCAGCGCGCGGCGGCGCAGCTGAAGCCGGTGCTGCTGGAACTGGGCGGCAAGGCGCCCTTCCTGGTGCTGGACGATGCCGACCTTGACGAGGCGGTGAAGGCTGCCGCCTTCGGCGCTTTCTTCAATCAGGGCCAGATCTGCATGTCGACCGAGCGGATCGTGCTGGATGCCAAGGTGGCCGACGCCTTCCTGGAGAAATTCGTCGCCAAGGCCGCGACGCTGGTCGCCGGCGATCCGCGCGAGGGGCGGACGCCGCTGGGGTCCGTCGTCGACCGCAGCGCGGCGGATCATGTGCAGGGGCTGATCGACGACGCGGTGGCCAAGGGGGCGGTGCTCCACCGCAACGGCGCGCCCGACGGCACTCTGCTGCCGGCGGCCATCCTCGACCATGTCACGCCGGAGATGCGCATCTATGCCGAGGAATCCTTCGGCCCGGTGGTGACCATCGTCCGCGTCGACGGTGAGGAGCAGGCGGTCGCCGTCGCCAACGACACCGAATACGGACTGTCCGCCGCCGTCTTCACCCGCGACACGGCACGCGGGCTGCGCATCGCCCGGCGCATCCGCTCCGGCATCTGCCATGTCAACGGCCCGACCGTGCATGACGAGGCGCAGATGCCCTTCGGCGGCGTCAAGGCCAGCGGTTATGGCCGCTTCGGCGGCAAGGCCGGCATCGACGCCTTCACCGAGCTGCGCTGGATCACC